TCGTTGTCGGCAAGACTGCAACCCTTGAAGATCTAAAGGCTGCGGGCTTCTGGAAAATCTTCGTCGGCTCTGGCGCAGGTCTTCCCACCTTCATGAATGTGCCGGGCGAGGAATTGCTCGGCGTCATGTCGGCCAACGAGTTCCTCACCCGCGTCAACCTGATGCGTGGCCGGGATCCGATGTATGAAACACCTCTACCGGACGTCAAGGACAAGAACATCCTTGTCATCGGCGGCGGCAACACCGCAATGGACGCCGCCCGCACAGCCAAGCGTCTGGGCGGCAATGTCACGATCGTCTATCGCCGCACCCAGTCCGAGATGCCCTGCCGTGTCGAGGAACTGCATCACGCTCTGGAGGAAGGCATCAAGCTCGCCGAGCTTCGTGGTCCGAAAGAGTTTGTCGGTGACAGCCACACCCACTTCGTCACCCATGCGGTGGTCGATGTGAACGAGCTGGGCGAAGCCGATGCGTCCGGTCGTCGTCGGCCTCAGCCGACCGGCGAGGTCATCAACATGCCGGCCGATCTGGTCATCATGGCGCTGGGCAACAAGTCCAACCCGATCATTCCTGCTTCCCAGCCAGAGTTGAAACTCAGCAAGTGGGGCACGATCGAGGTGGGTGAAGCCACTCAGGAGACCTCCATCAAGGACGTTTACACCGGTGGTGACGCAGCCCGTGGCGGCTCCACGGCCATTCTTGCTGCCGGGGACGGTCAGGCTGCTGCCCGCGAAATCGTCGGCGATATCGACCTCAACGCGCAAGACATTCGCGAACGGGTCAAGAAGGCCGATCACTTCACTGGTCTCGGTCAGGAGCGGCACACCGTCGTCAAGCATATCAATCAGGCCGAGGGCATCGTCGAGATGACCGTCAAGGCCCCTGCGATTGCACACTCCGCCCGCGCCGGACAGTTCGTCCGCGTGCTGGCAACCGATGACGGCGAGCTGATCCCGCTGACCCTTGCGGACTGGAATGCCGAACAGGGCACTATTGACCTGGTCATTCAGGGCATGGGGACCTCAACCAAGATGATGAACAAGATGGCCGAAGGCGATGCCTTCGCAGGGATTGCCGGTCCACTCGGCGAGCCAAGCGATGTCAAGGCCTATGGCGAAGACGAAACGGTTGTCTTCACCGCCGGTGGCGTCGGCCTGCCTGCCATCTACCCAATCGCCAAGGCGCATCTGCGCATGGGCAACAACGTCACCATGATCATCGGTTTCCGCTCTGCCGGACACCTGTTCTGGACCGGCGATGATGACCGCATGGGGCAGTTGAAAGCCGAGTTTGGCGACAAGCTGGACATCATCTACTGCACCAACGACGGCACCTTCGGCGTGCATGGGTTCGTCACCGGGCCACTCGAGGACATGCTCAAGGCGGGCAATGTCTACAAGGGCCGCAAGGTGGTCGAGGTTGTCTCCGTCGGACCGCCGATGATGATGCGTGCCGTGAGTGACCTGACCAAGCCCTATGGCGTTCATACGGTGGTTAGCCTCAACTCCATCATGGTCGATGCAACGGGCATGTGCGGTGCCTGCATGGTGCCGGTCTTGACTGCAGACGGCAAGACCCTCCGTCTACACGCCTGTATCGACGGGCCGGAATTCGATGCGCACACGGTTGAATGGGATAAGTTCCTGCCCCGCTTCGGCCAGTTCAAGGCGCAGGAAGTCCGCTCCATGGAGAAGCACGGTCTCAATTGATAGCCGTGAGTTGATCCAATCTGAATGCTAGGCGTCGCTTGTCTCAAGCGGCGCCTTTTTTGTTGCCTTCATCGCACCAAAGGCGCGTATCGACGGACTATTCTGCCTTTTATTCCTATGCAATAGTACGCAAAGTCGAGTGCTGCCCGCTTGGGGCGCTCAATCGGGATGAGGACAGACCATGACGCCAAGACAGGTTGCCATTGTTCAGGACAGCTTTCTCAAGCTTGTCCCCATCAGTGAGCTGGTCTCCGATATCTTCTATGATCAGCTGTTCCTTGAAAATCCCGATCTGCGCCCGCTGTTTCCCACTGACATGAAGGTTCAGAAAATCAAGCTGATGAAAGCTTTGTCGGCTGCCGTTGCGCATCTGCACGAGATTGATGTGGTCGTGGGCTCGATCCGGGAGCTTGGCGCAAAGCACAAGGCCTATGGCGTTGAAGACGAGCATTATGATGCGGTGGGAGCGGCTTTGATCTACACGCTGAAGACGGCTCTGTCCGAAATCTGGGCCGACGAGCTCGAGGAGGCGTGGGTGAAGACCTATGACCTCGTCGCGACTACCATGAAAGAGGGCGTGCCGGATCAATAATCTTGTTCGAAGAAGATCCCGGCTTTCGAACCGCCTTCCGTGTCGGCCTCGCCGCGTGCCTTGACCTGCCCGGTCAGCTCGAGATCAATGGTCACCTTGCCCGCGCTGCCTGCGGTGCCCTTCTCGACATTGATGTAGGTCTTGTCGTTGAGATAGCGCCCAACACCGACCGTGGTTTCACCTGTTTCCTCGTCCGACTTGATGTCGATATTGTCGATCCCGGCAAGGTTGCGCAGCCGGTCAAGAACGCCAGGGCCGGAGTTTGCGCCACTGATCGTTGCCACAGCGTTGGCCAGCTGGGCGATCTGAAGCGGCGACAGATCGGCAAGATCGCGATCAAAGAAAAGATTGGCGAGGATTTCGTCCTCCGGCATGGTGGGGGACGACGTCAGCGCCAGCTCCGGATCCGAGGCATAGCCGCCAATGGTCATGGTGTAGGTCGTACCGGAGTTGGTGACAGAGGCGGAGAAGTCGAGACTGGGGTCCAGAGAGCCTGAAAAACCAATGCTGCCGGTGGTGAAGTCGAGCCGTTTTGTGAGGAGGTCCATGCGCCCCCGCTGCATCGCCACCGTGCCGACGGGATTTGGGTTGGAGGTCGTGCCGAGCACCTTGATCGTCCCGCCGAGCTCCGCATCCATGCCGCGTCCGCGAATGTAGATGCGCCGGGGAGAGGAGATGGTCAGGTCGAGACCGATGGTCGAGCCGCCCGTACCGCTCGTTGATGATTTGGGCTGCAGATCCGCCACCTGTTCGGCCACTTCACCCGTTGCATTCTTGTGCTGGACGGCAACCGGAGAAATCGCCGAGGGCAGGCTTTCGGGAATCATGATTTCCGTCGTGCGGAGGTCGATCCGGCCCGACAGCACGGATGCGGCGGCCAACTTGCCCTTCAGCGTCATGCTGGCGTCGAACAGGGTGTTGAGGATTTCCTCGTGACGGAAGTTCACCTCACGCATGTTCAGTGTGATATCGGCGGGTAGTTGCTGCGCCGGATCGATGCCGATGGTCCCGCCTATGGACAAGGTGCCGTCCTTGCCGATCTGGCCGGTGAAATTCTCAAGCCGCGCCACCTGATCCTGAAGCCGCACGGTGCCGCTGAGATTGTTGATCACCAGCCCGGAGGACAGCTCGATCAGGCGCGCCCCGCGGGTTGTCACCGAGCCGGAAATGCTGGGGTTGCTCGCCGCGCCGGTGACCCGTGCGGACACCGCCGCATTGCCATTGAGCCTCAGACCGGCATCGGCCAGCGCTTGCGCCGCAAGCGAGAAGGGAACCGTGCCCTCAGCCCGGATATCGAGACGGGGGCCGGACAGCGCGACGCCGCCATCCACCGTGAGCTTCGAGCCTCCGCCGGAGATGACATTGCTGAGGGTGACTTGATTGTTCTGAAGTTCGCCTTTCGAGCTGATCGCCATGGCAGGTACGCCCGCCTCCCGCATGGAACGGGCGGACAAGCTGGCGATAGACCCGGTCCAGTTGACGCGAGGGTTGGCCGAGGGGCCACTGACCGTGGCATCAAGGGTCAACTGACCCGAGACGGCCTCTCCGGTCGATGCCACCTTGTCGGCAATCGACAGCGGAAGGCCCCTGATGGCGACGGTGAGATCAAGCGCGTCTCCCGCTGCGCCCGAAACGGTCACCGTGCCGCCATCGACTGTCAGTTCAAGCGGGTTGGCGAGTGTGACGCCATTGGTCAGATCGATACTGGTTGCCTTGGCAAGGGCGAGGGCGATGCCCTTGTACTTGCCGGTAAAGCGCGACAGCTCCACTTGTGTTCCGGAGGCAGACTGACGCAGGACACCCTGCAGCGCCATCGGCGCATTGGAGACATTCGCGTCGAGCGAGAAAGGCAGGGTGCCGCTGTTGCCTTGCATTTTGGCGGTGAGATTGCGCACCCGCTCTCCGCTTGCGTCCAGCGAGGCGAGCGTCGCGGCGGCTTCCACATCAAGAGCGCCTGTGGCATCGCGGATCGTGGCGTTGAGATCAAGGCCGGAAGCGGAAATCGATGGCATCGCCAGATCCGGCACCGAGGCTTTGACGTTGACGTCCTGCTTGCCATTTTCGCCGCTCAGCGCGATGTCCGCTTGAAGCGATCCGCTGAGATCAGGCTGTAACAGTAGAGGCCCCAATTCCTTCAGCGACGCGATGTCAGCCTTGAGGCTGCCTCGTGCAAGGCCCTCAGGATTGAGAGCCACGGCACCGGTCACATTGGCACCGGGGGCGGAGAATAGGATATCGGTGATATCGCGACTGCCATCCTCGTTGCTGGAGAGGATCGCCGAGAGCTTGAGTGGCGAGCCGTCGTAACCGGCGACAAGGGTGAAGTCCGCATTGGGCGTCGCGTCAGCCTTGAGGCTCAGCTTCAGATTTTCGATTGCCTTCTCAGCCACCGTGAGGCTCTCGCCACCAATTTCCAGTTTGAGCTGCGGCGCAGAAGAAGATCCCGAGACCGTGAAGTCACCGGACAGGGCTCCGGTCAATTGTGGCTCGATGCGATCAAGCCCGGTGAGACCGAACGTGCCGTCAAGCGCAAGCTCTGTCGCAGAGGCTGAACCGGTCATCGCCGCATCGAACAATCCCGCCTTGAGCGCGGTTTCCTTTAAGGTGATGGCATTGTCGGCGACCTGGCTCTCAAGCGTCAGGCTGATCGGGCCGGCAATGGCCGTATCGACGGCATCCGTGCCGGTCTTGAGACTGGCTATCGTGGTCGTGGCGGATAGCGGGCCGCTCACCGCCTCCAGATCGAACCCGTCTGATTTGGCCGTCAGCCGCACACCGGAAACATCGGTCGAGCCTTGCTGGAAGCGCTCAAGCGTCGTGGCGACGTCGATGACGGCTTCATCCAGCGGGCCCGTGAGGCGGCCTGCGAGGTCGACAAAGCCAAGGCGATATTGCCCGCCGGTTTCATCCTCGATTGCCAGCATGGTGCCTTGCTGGCCCAACTGGAACCGGCTCTGAAGATCAACCGTGCGCCCGCCGATATCAACCGACCCTGAGGCCGTCAGGCGGGCAAGGCCGGAGGTGAAGGTGAGCTGCTTGAGTGAATAGAGATCGCTGCTCGTCTGCTCGAGCGAGAGGGCCAGATCACTGTCGCCAGCCACCAGCGGAATGACACTTCGTGGCAGGAACGGAGCCAGCTTGCCCTTGAGGGTCGCCTCGATGCGCCGCACTTGTTCGCTGGAGCGGATGGCCATCTCGCCGGTCACGGTCGGCGTGCCATCCAGTGTGACGGCAAGATCGGAGCGCCAGTCTGCCGCGGAGCCATCGCCCTGAAGCGTCAGCCGCACAGCAGGCAGATTTGCCATGTCAAGCAGGCGTGCGATCAGACCGCCGCGTGGTTCGGAAATGTCGAGATCGATCTTGCGGCGGTTTTGCTCCGGCGCAATGTCCCAGTTGCCCCGGATGTAGCCATCGCTGCTGTCCTCATGGCGGATGTCAATCGCTCCGGCGATCTGCAACGGCAGGCCTTCCAGAGTGAGATTGCCATCAAGCGCCAGAGTGGCCGGTTTGCCGAGCAGGGACGGGCCGAGCTTGATCTCGTCGATGGCCAACTTGTCGATCTGTGCTCTGAGATAGTCGAGCGCGTTTGAGCCGGAACTTGAGGTCTCCTCCTCGACTGTCTCGGAGGCAAACGGTGCCCGGATGACCTCAAGGCTGCCGAGAGTAATATGGTCAGCGTCAAGCCTGAGGGCGAGGAGCGACCCAAGTGAATAGCCTGCCGAAAAATCCCGCGCCTCCAGCCACAGGCCTTGCTTGTCAGACACCTTCACGGAAGCGAGATTGATCTCGCCCAGAACGCTCTCAAGGCCAGAGACCTCGATGGTCTGTTCTTCACTGCTGGCAAGCCCATTGATCAACTGCACAGTCAGCTCACGCCCGGCAGAGGTGCCGAGCATGAAAAGGAACACCATCACGCCAAACAGGATGACGAGCACAAGGGCGAAGAAACCCTGCAACAGACGCTTGGCGAGCTTGTTAGTGGACGGCTTTTGAGTCTTGGACTGAGGCATTCAAGGCTACCGGTGAGAGTTCAATGATGTTTGGGGGAGTTATCAGAATGCCTGACCTAAGCCCAGATAGACACCATATTGTGGCTCTCCATCGACTTTCTCCAACGGAACGGCAACATCAAGACGCAAAGGACCAATTGGCGTCAGATAGCGCACGCCTGCCCCAACGCCAGTGTACCATTTGCCCCCATCACCCGGCATCATGCCGTCAAAGGCCCCGCCGGTGTCGATAAAGGCCGCCAATCCGATGGTGTCGGTGACGCGTACCCGTGCTTCGGCGGACGCTATGGCAAAAGAGCGTCCTCCTTCAGGTGAGCCCTCGGAGTCGCGAGGGCCAGCTGCCTGATAGGCATAGCCGCGGATTGATCCACCGCCGCCGGTGTAGAAACGGCGGTCAGCCGGAACGTCGCTCTTGGAAGCACCCAGAATGGTGCCTGCGGAGAGCTTTCCTGCAAGCACAAACCGTTTGGCCTCATCAAGGGCCTGATAGGCGGTGACCGTCGCGCTGGTCTTGAAGAAATAGTTTGATTCCTCAAAGCCCGCCGTCGGTTCCGCTTCCAGAAGGATCTGGAAGCCCTTGGTCGGATCAAGTTGGTTGTCCCGCGTGTCATACGCCATTTCGAGCGGTATGGACGTCAGAAGTGTGTTTTCAGTGCCGCTGTTGTCGGACAGGCGGGCATATTCGACCTTAAGTCCTGCGCGTCCGGAGAGCTGCTCGTTGAATTCCTTGCGCAGCGCCACTTCGCCACTGACAGAGCGCTTTTCATAGGCATCGGGATTGGTGAAATCGACCGACAGTTCGCTCTCGAAGGTCGTCGTCGGGCCAAAGACCCCCGGCTTGGAAAAAATCACGGCGCCATGATAGTCGATCTTGTCGAAGGTATCCTGACCGATGCGCGAAACCGAGGCTTCGACCCGCAGCTTTTCGGCTTTGCCGAACAGGTTGCGATGGGTCCAGAAGCCTTCCAGCCCGATGCCGTCGAGGTTGCCCATGGTCACCCCGACGCCGATGGTCCGGGGCTTGCGTTCCTTCACGTCGATGGTCATCGGGACCGTGCCGTCGGGAAGGACGGTTTCACCCGGTCTGACGATGACGCTTTCGAACACACCGAGCGCTCTCAGCCGCTTGGCCGCCGCCTGCACTTCCTTGGGCGAGTAGAGCTTGCCCTGTGGCAGGTTGGCTTGGGTTGCGATGAAATCGCTGTCCACATCCTCAGCCCCGCTCACGGAGACAGAGCCGAGACGGGCCTGTTCGCCGGGGTCCACTTCGAGGGTCACATCCAGCTGTCTGGTGTTGTGATCGGCTTCGAGCACGCGATTGGAAATCTTGGCGAAGGGATAGCCCTCGTTCTGATAGCGATTAACGAGCGCCGATTCGGCGGCAAGTACCAGATCCGATTCGGCAGCCGCGCCTTCGACGATGCCATATTCGCTGACATCCAGTTCCACGCCATTCACGTCCCGCGCCTGAGGCGAGGCGAAGGTGAAGACCGGTCCGGGGGTGACATCAATACGCACGAAAGGTTTGCCGCTCGTGGCAAGATCCTCGTCAAGGCCCACCTCATCAGGCGCGCGTCCATTGACGGTGACATCAACGACGCCACCATAACGACCCGAGCCATAAAGTGCGGCCAGCAGTCGTTTGCGGTCATTGCGCATGCGCAGCAACAGGCCGACAGTGCCAGAGGCAGGGGTGTCTTTCTGCTCGATCAGCAGGGACGAGGCTTCCATGGTGTCGCGAATCGCTTCGTCCTTGACATCGAGCTCGACCTCATAGGTGACCGGATCGGGAATGTCCGCATTGGCGTCGGCTTCGGACACTTTCTTGATGCCATCAAGGCTGATGTCATACCCGAACAGTTCCACCGCCTGGGCGGGATGAAGGGCAGTGCCAACCATCAGAAGGGCAAGAAAGGACGACAGAACCGGTGCAAACACAGGAAATCGGCGCTGCCATCGGCCGAGCGCGATCCTCTGCGCGACGTGCGCCTTCTTGTGTTTGGCTCCAAATGGCATACTCATAACTTCCCGAATTCGGTCTTACCCTACGCGCTATAACACAACGGCCCCTTAGTCCAGTCTTAATTCTAAAGGGAAATCGTAACCTATTGCTTTCTTGCCATCATTATCGTGGGAGCAGCAACCTTATACTGCAAGCCTCATTCTCAAGTTTTTTTGATAATTGCCCTTTTTCTGTCCGCTTTCTACAGACAGACACAAACAAAAGCCGCATCGGAACATCGTTCCGACGCGGCCTGCTTCCGCCACCAATGTATGTCAGGCGATCCTATTCGGCAGGTGAAGCATCACCACTCACGGCACCTGACGGTTTGACAAACACCAGGAAGGCGATGAGCGAAGCGATTGCTATGGCAACGCCAGCGATGTTGGACATGTCCGCAGGAAGGCCGAAGCCGATCTTGGCCTGCAGGATGAACGAGGCAACGACAGCGGTCATGAAGACGGCCGGCACGGTTGCGATCCAGTGCAGTTTGGCGTTGCGTGCGAGCCAGATAGCTGCGGACCACAGCACCAGCATCGACAGGGTCTGGTTGGACCAGCCGAAGTAGCGCCATACAGTTGCGAACGGAACCTGCGAGATCAGGAAGGCAACTGCAAACAGCGGCAGAGCGATCAGCAGGCGTTTTGCAATCTTGGCCTGATCCATCTTGAAGGTTTCGGCCAGAATGAGGCGGGTCGAGCGGAAGGCCGTGTCACCGGAGGTGATGGGCAGAACGATCACGCCGAGGATGGCGAGGAAGCCGCCGACCGGACCAAGCAGGCTGTTGCAGACTTCGTTGACCACTGCGGCAGGAGAGCCGGCTGCGATGGTTGCCTGAAGAGCGGCGGAGTTTTCATAGAAGGAAACACCGGCAGCAACCCAGATCAGGGCGATGATGCCTTCAACAATCATGGCACCATAGAAAACCGGGCGGCCATGTTTCTCGTTGCGCATGCAGCGAGCCATCAGAGGCGACTGGGTCGAATGGAAACCGGAAATCGCACCGCACGACAGCGTGATGAACAGCAGCGGCCAGATTGGCAGATCGTTCGGATGCACGTTGGTTGTGAAGTCGAGGTTTGGCATCAGTTCATAACCGTTGAAGATCAGGCCACCAAGGACGCCGAAGGTCATGAACAGCAAGAGGACGCCGAAGATCGGATAGAGCTGACCGATGATCTTGTCGATCGGCAGGATCGTTGCGACGAAATAGTAGGCAAAGATGCAGGCGATCAGCAGCGAGACGTTGAAGCCGGTCATGTTGGACAGCAGTTTTGCCGGGCCGAGAATGAAGACCACGCCGACGAGCAGCAACAGGATCACCGAGAAAATGCGCAGCACCTGACGGGCAGTCATGCCCATTTCGTCGCCGACCACTTCCGGGATTGACTTGCCGCCTGAGCGGACGGACAGCATGCCAGAGAAATAGTCATGCACGCCACCGGCAAAGATCGAGCCAAGGACCACCCAGAGCATGGCCTGCGGGCCATAGAGAGCGCCGAGGATCGGGCCGAAGATCGGGCCAAGGCCCGCGATGTCGAGCAACTGGATGAAGAAGACCTTCCAGGTCGGCATGTTGACATAGTCAACGCCGTCTTCCTTGGTCCAGCAGGGGGTCTGGCGTTCGGGCTGTGGCCCAAAGATTTTTTCGACGAAGACGCCATACGTGAAGTAGCCGATGATCAGTACAGCAACACAGGCAAAGAAAAAGAGCATCCCGTTTCCTCCTTGAGATGTGTGATCTCTCACAAAATGCTTCTCCGGAGGGATCGCCCGCACGAGCCAACTCAGGCGTGAGACACACTCCGATCAAGATGGGGCTGAGGGTAGGAGCGTGACTGGTCGCGAGCAATGGTATGGTGGTGACCGGTCACTTTGCAGCTTTGAAATGCATTTATGAGCGCTCAGATGCACTGGCTTGGGGACAAGGTTAGCCAAATCCTAAGTCCGAATCGGCAAAAGGCCCCCACCATGCACAGTGAGGGCCTTTCAAACCGAGACGGTTGGGGCGTTTTACGAGGCTTTGGCGAGCAATTGTTGCTGCACGGGAATGGAGAATGTGATCGTCGTTCCCTGATTTTCAAGGCTGCTGATCTGCATTCCATATTGCGCGCCGTAGATCTGCTCCAGCCGCCGGTTGGAATTGCGAAGGCCCACTCCTTCGAATTGGGATTCGATGTCGTGGTGGGCCTTGAGACCAGCCATCACCTGACGCGGCATCCCGGCACCGTCATCATAGACGGTGACCCCCAGCTCGTTGCCCCTGCGACGGATGATCAGGCCCACGGTGCCGCCTTCCGGTCTGGCGCGAATGC
This DNA window, taken from uncultured Cohaesibacter sp., encodes the following:
- a CDS encoding globin domain-containing protein; translated protein: MTPRQVAIVQDSFLKLVPISELVSDIFYDQLFLENPDLRPLFPTDMKVQKIKLMKALSAAVAHLHEIDVVVGSIRELGAKHKAYGVEDEHYDAVGAALIYTLKTALSEIWADELEEAWVKTYDLVATTMKEGVPDQ
- a CDS encoding carbon starvation protein A, producing MLFFFACVAVLIIGYFTYGVFVEKIFGPQPERQTPCWTKEDGVDYVNMPTWKVFFIQLLDIAGLGPIFGPILGALYGPQAMLWVVLGSIFAGGVHDYFSGMLSVRSGGKSIPEVVGDEMGMTARQVLRIFSVILLLLVGVVFILGPAKLLSNMTGFNVSLLIACIFAYYFVATILPIDKIIGQLYPIFGVLLLFMTFGVLGGLIFNGYELMPNLDFTTNVHPNDLPIWPLLFITLSCGAISGFHSTQSPLMARCMRNEKHGRPVFYGAMIVEGIIALIWVAAGVSFYENSAALQATIAAGSPAAVVNEVCNSLLGPVGGFLAILGVIVLPITSGDTAFRSTRLILAETFKMDQAKIAKRLLIALPLFAVAFLISQVPFATVWRYFGWSNQTLSMLVLWSAAIWLARNAKLHWIATVPAVFMTAVVASFILQAKIGFGLPADMSNIAGVAIAIASLIAFLVFVKPSGAVSGDASPAE
- a CDS encoding sulfide/dihydroorotate dehydrogenase-like FAD/NAD-binding protein, with translation MSVEVATPQADLFSLQLDVLKKHLAADPRSLRNIFVADGTQAIAWEFQQEEIGERFISVLWNLLLRNDDMAIVLQRFLWGLPLKFKRKFVRALDTHMSERYPMFKGLSKGWPADNFIPPYVRPPEDRNKDFELVNTGYLGYQALGYSLREVELFVWLEVMRDKQCEDKPCELGVIMERHKKEQKVGGCPVKIHIPEMIDLIGKGKIRKALELIESCNPLPNVTGRVCPQEHQCQGVCKHTNRPIEIGQIEWYLPEHEKLVDNDPLAAYRGLVSPWEKADKPPIAVVGSGPSGLINAYLLAAEGFPVTVFEAFHELGGVLRYGIPEFRLPNTLIDDVVGKIDALGGRFVKNFVVGKTATLEDLKAAGFWKIFVGSGAGLPTFMNVPGEELLGVMSANEFLTRVNLMRGRDPMYETPLPDVKDKNILVIGGGNTAMDAARTAKRLGGNVTIVYRRTQSEMPCRVEELHHALEEGIKLAELRGPKEFVGDSHTHFVTHAVVDVNELGEADASGRRRPQPTGEVINMPADLVIMALGNKSNPIIPASQPELKLSKWGTIEVGEATQETSIKDVYTGGDAARGGSTAILAAGDGQAAAREIVGDIDLNAQDIRERVKKADHFTGLGQERHTVVKHINQAEGIVEMTVKAPAIAHSARAGQFVRVLATDDGELIPLTLADWNAEQGTIDLVIQGMGTSTKMMNKMAEGDAFAGIAGPLGEPSDVKAYGEDETVVFTAGGVGLPAIYPIAKAHLRMGNNVTMIIGFRSAGHLFWTGDDDRMGQLKAEFGDKLDIIYCTNDGTFGVHGFVTGPLEDMLKAGNVYKGRKVVEVVSVGPPMMMRAVSDLTKPYGVHTVVSLNSIMVDATGMCGACMVPVLTADGKTLRLHACIDGPEFDAHTVEWDKFLPRFGQFKAQEVRSMEKHGLN
- a CDS encoding translocation/assembly module TamB domain-containing protein; its protein translation is MPQSKTQKPSTNKLAKRLLQGFFALVLVILFGVMVFLFMLGTSAGRELTVQLINGLASSEEQTIEVSGLESVLGEINLASVKVSDKQGLWLEARDFSAGYSLGSLLALRLDADHITLGSLEVIRAPFASETVEEETSSSGSNALDYLRAQIDKLAIDEIKLGPSLLGKPATLALDGNLTLEGLPLQIAGAIDIRHEDSSDGYIRGNWDIAPEQNRRKIDLDISEPRGGLIARLLDMANLPAVRLTLQGDGSAADWRSDLAVTLDGTPTVTGEMAIRSSEQVRRIEATLKGKLAPFLPRSVIPLVAGDSDLALSLEQTSSDLYSLKQLTFTSGLARLTASGSVDIGGRTVDLQSRFQLGQQGTMLAIEDETGGQYRLGFVDLAGRLTGPLDEAVIDVATTLERFQQGSTDVSGVRLTAKSDGFDLEAVSGPLSATTTIASLKTGTDAVDTAIAGPISLTLESQVADNAITLKETALKAGLFDAAMTGSASATELALDGTFGLTGLDRIEPQLTGALSGDFTVSGSSSAPQLKLEIGGESLTVAEKAIENLKLSLKADATPNADFTLVAGYDGSPLKLSAILSSNEDGSRDITDILFSAPGANVTGAVALNPEGLARGSLKADIASLKELGPLLLQPDLSGSLQADIALSGENGKQDVNVKASVPDLAMPSISASGLDLNATIRDATGALDVEAAATLASLDASGERVRNLTAKMQGNSGTLPFSLDANVSNAPMALQGVLRQSASGTQVELSRFTGKYKGIALALAKATSIDLTNGVTLANPLELTVDGGTVTVSGAAGDALDLTVAIRGLPLSIADKVASTGEAVSGQLTLDATVSGPSANPRVNWTGSIASLSARSMREAGVPAMAISSKGELQNNQVTLSNVISGGGSKLTVDGGVALSGPRLDIRAEGTVPFSLAAQALADAGLRLNGNAAVSARVTGAASNPSISGSVTTRGARLIELSSGLVINNLSGTVRLQDQVARLENFTGQIGKDGTLSIGGTIGIDPAQQLPADITLNMREVNFRHEEILNTLFDASMTLKGKLAAASVLSGRIDLRTTEIMIPESLPSAISPVAVQHKNATGEVAEQVADLQPKSSTSGTGGSTIGLDLTISSPRRIYIRGRGMDAELGGTIKVLGTTSNPNPVGTVAMQRGRMDLLTKRLDFTTGSIGFSGSLDPSLDFSASVTNSGTTYTMTIGGYASDPELALTSSPTMPEDEILANLFFDRDLADLSPLQIAQLANAVATISGANSGPGVLDRLRNLAGIDNIDIKSDEETGETTVGVGRYLNDKTYINVEKGTAGSAGKVTIDLELTGQVKARGEADTEGGSKAGIFFEQDY
- a CDS encoding autotransporter assembly complex family protein, whose product is MSMPFGAKHKKAHVAQRIALGRWQRRFPVFAPVLSSFLALLMVGTALHPAQAVELFGYDISLDGIKKVSEADANADIPDPVTYEVELDVKDEAIRDTMEASSLLIEQKDTPASGTVGLLLRMRNDRKRLLAALYGSGRYGGVVDVTVNGRAPDEVGLDEDLATSGKPFVRIDVTPGPVFTFASPQARDVNGVELDVSEYGIVEGAAAESDLVLAAESALVNRYQNEGYPFAKISNRVLEADHNTRQLDVTLEVDPGEQARLGSVSVSGAEDVDSDFIATQANLPQGKLYSPKEVQAAAKRLRALGVFESVIVRPGETVLPDGTVPMTIDVKERKPRTIGVGVTMGNLDGIGLEGFWTHRNLFGKAEKLRVEASVSRIGQDTFDKIDYHGAVIFSKPGVFGPTTTFESELSVDFTNPDAYEKRSVSGEVALRKEFNEQLSGRAGLKVEYARLSDNSGTENTLLTSIPLEMAYDTRDNQLDPTKGFQILLEAEPTAGFEESNYFFKTSATVTAYQALDEAKRFVLAGKLSAGTILGASKSDVPADRRFYTGGGGSIRGYAYQAAGPRDSEGSPEGGRSFAIASAEARVRVTDTIGLAAFIDTGGAFDGMMPGDGGKWYTGVGAGVRYLTPIGPLRLDVAVPLEKVDGEPQYGVYLGLGQAF